A genomic region of Halichondria panicea chromosome 5, odHalPani1.1, whole genome shotgun sequence contains the following coding sequences:
- the LOC135336002 gene encoding isocitrate dehydrogenase [NADP] cytoplasmic-like has product MASVLKFSTSGLLSALRTTSPVFREHSLFLLRAMASATKINGGTVVEAKGDEMTRIIWELIKEKLIFPFVDLDVKSYDLGLEYRDETNDQVTVDCAEAIKKYNVGIKCATITPDEARVEEFKLKEMWKSPNGTIRNILGGTVFREAIICKNIPRLVPGWKKSIVIGRHAFGDQYKATDIVVPGNGKVELVYTPSDGGAPSTYTVYEFKDGGGVTMGMFNTDKSITDFAHSSFKFALQKEWPLYMSTKNTILKRYDGRFKDIFQEIYDSQYKSQYEAKGIWYEHRLIDDMVAQAMKSEGGFVWACKNYDGDVQSDSIAQGYGSLGMMTSVLLCPDGKTVESEAAHGTVTRHYRQHQQGKETSTNPIASIFAWTRGLSHRAELDSNKELAVFAENLEAVCIDTIESGAMTKDLALCIRGSLSKVDRSDYLNTFDFLDKIAENLNKKQAQSRL; this is encoded by the exons ATGGCTAGTGTACTAAAATTCTCTACTTCAG GTTTGCTTTCAGCCCTAAGAACTACATCTCCAGTTTTCAGAGAGCATTCACTATTTCTACTAAGAGCAATGGCCTCAGCAACAAAGATAAACG GTGGCACAGTGGTTGAAGCAAAGGGTGATGAAATGACCAG GATCATCTGGGAATTGATCAAGGAAAAACTCATCTTTCCCTTTGTGGATCTGGACGTTAAAAGCTATGATCTCGGTCTGGAGTACCGTGATGAGACCAACGATCAAG TGACTGTGGACTGTGCTGAAGCCATCAAGAAGTACAATGTGGGAATTAAATGTGCTACCATCACACCTGATGAGGCCAGAGTGGaag AGTTCAAGCTAAAGGAGATGTGGAAGTCACCTAATGGTACCATTCGTAACATTTTGGGTGGAACTGTCTTCAGGGAAGCTATCATTTGCAAGAACATTCCTCGTCTAGTGCCTGGATGGAAGAAATCCATTGTCATTGGCCGTCACGCTTTTGGAGATCAG tACAAGGCCACGGACATTGTGGTGCCTGGCAATGGTAAAGTGGAGCTGGTGTACACGCCGTCCGACGGTGGAGCGCCGTCTACCTACACGGTGTATGAGTTCAAGGATGGCGGTGGTGTCACTATGGGAATGTTCAACACAGACAAG AGTATAACTGACTTTGCCCACAGCTCCTTCAAGTTTGCCTTGCAAAAAGAATGGCCACTGTACATGAG CACAAAGAACACAATCCTGAAGAGGTACGATGGAAGGTTCAAAGACATCTTCCAAGAGATTTATGacag TCAGTACAAATCTCAGTATGAGGCCAAGGGCATCTGGTATGAGCACAGGCTCATTGATGACATGGTGGCACAGGCTATGAAGAGTGAGGGGGGTTTCGTGTGGGCGTGTAAAAACTACGATGGTGATGTTCAGTCTGACAGCATTGCACAAG GGTACGGCAGTCTTGGTATGATGACTAGTGTGCTGCTGTGTCCTGACGGCAAGACAGTGGAGAGCGAGGCTGCTCATGGTACAGTCACCAGACATTACCGCCAACATCAGCAAGGCAAAGAGACCTCCACCAACCCCATCG CCTCCATTTTTGCTTGGACTCGAGGACTATCTCACCGTGCCGAATTGGACT CCAACAAGGAGCTGGCTGTGTTCGCTGAGAACCTAGAGGCAGTGTGTATAGACACCATAGAAAGTGGAGCCATGACTAAAGACCTTGCGCTGTGCATCAGAGGCAGTCTCAGCAA AGTGGATAGGAGTGACTACTTGAACACTTTTGACTTTTTGGACAAGATAGCTGAGAACCTGAACAAGAAGCAAGCACAATCCCGTCTCTAA
- the LOC135336017 gene encoding COP9 signalosome complex subunit 4-like, protein MASIAQSKLKNVKSTAKNVVEKYREVFSSLLDECKEGNDLRAALEVFVNAALDESLGIVSSKAVMTFFCEKIPELEKSVAKPMCLFTLSKMQSRSVSFEEQATQVRLSLSKILEAEQNWTESAELLCAIPMDSGQKIYPSDFKMEVYLRIAQLYLEEQNHVAAEAYINRAALLQSEVDRNDLHIIYKVCCARMADFRRKFNDAARRYIHLSYEPAIHPSERLQSLRCASVCAILSQAGQQRSKQLSTLYKDERCQQLPAFNILEKMYLERIIRLNELEEFSVLLASHQKATTADGSSILDQAVIEHNILSASKLYNNITFEELGRLLAIPPAKAEKVSARMIAERRMNGTIDQIDGIVYFKKQEVLPSWDNKIHSVCCLVNSIVDKINHHHSSWVASSLDQQMSL, encoded by the exons ATGGCGTCTATTGCACAGTCCAAGCTGAAGAACGTCAAGTCTACTGCCAAGAATGTAGTTGAAAAGTACAGGGAGGTATTTTCTTCCTTATTAGATGAGTGCAAGGAAGGGAATGACCTGAGGGCAGCTTTGGAGGTCTTCGTCAATGCTG CACTGGACGAGAGTTTGGGAATTGTGTCATCTAAGGCAGTCATGACATTTTTCTGTGAGAAGATCCCTGAGCTAGAGAAAAGTGTGGCTAAACCCATGTGCCTGTTCACTCTCTCCAAAATGCAATCCAGAAGTGTCTCCTTTGAGGAACAG GCCACTCAAGTAAGACTGTCACTGTCAAAGATTttagaagctgagcagaattGGACGGAAAGTGCTGAACTGCTGTGTGCAATTCCTATGGACTCCGGGCAAAA AATATACCCTTCGGACTTCAAGATGGAAGTGTACCTAAGGATAGCTCAGCTGTATTTGGAAGAGCAGAATCACGTAGCTGCTGAGGCTTACATCAACAGAGCAGCTTTGCTGCAGTCAGAGGTGGACAGAAACGACCTGCACATTATTTACAAG GTTTGCTGTGCAAGAATGGCCGATTTCAGACGTAAGTTCAACGATGCTGCTCGGCGCTACATCCATTTGTCTTATGAGCCTGCCATTCACCCCAGTGAGAGGCTGCAGTCACTGCGCTGTGCCTCTGTATGTGCCATACTCTCCCAAGCAG GTCAGCAGAGATCAAAGCAACTTTCCACCCTGTACAAAGATGAACGATGTCAACAACTACCAGCTTTCAACATTCTGGAAAAAAT GTATCTGGAGAGGATAATTCGACTAAATGAGTTAGAAGAGTTCTCAGTGTTGCTAGCTAGCCATCAAAAAGCAACCACTGCTGATG GTTCTAGTATTCTGGATCAAGCTGTTATAGAACACAATATTCTGTCTGCCAGCAAGCTGTACAATAACATTACGTTCGAGGAACTAGGTAGACTATTGGCCATTCCTCCAGCTAAG gctGAGAAAGTTTCGGCTAGGATGATTGCTGAGAGACGAATGAATGGAACTATTGATCAAATTGACGGCATAGTTTATTTTAAAA AGCAAGAGGTTCTTCCCTCGTGGGACAACAAGATACACAGTGTATGCTGCTTAGTTAACTCCATAGTGGACAAGATCAATCACCACCACTCCTCGTGGGTGGCATCCTCTCTGGATCAGCAGATGTCTCTCTGA
- the LOC135335914 gene encoding transient receptor potential cation channel subfamily A member 1 homolog codes for MANKSTSQEGIFLQDLSLQLHEPLTDEETNHTNRDRSEEFKIIEEVIIEGEDNMLDDVREWLSRTKEAVTLANEKGATALHLAASSFRIEVAKLLLENGADHRMVDQEEKTVLHYLCALPSVKNITAFFKLLQEKIDVNDVKAGDDENMTSLHFAAENGHLEVVIELLKMEADMKARDDIGDTPVHKAAEAGQTKVLKVFFKKDASCATLSGYNDETPLHNAVYGGHIETIRFILEHKPNVNTRSTNDETPLHLVAIEGSIEIAQLLLNEGAEVNPPSNNKFTKSPFHKAAYYGQTKLAIFLLEKNADVSNAAFRDVISEGYETIAKAIIEKHQWPLALRGRYKRREKYTTALRELIVKMPAVAEQVLDHCIVESTHIHEDTDYSVVYNYEFLEDVHEGSGSTEVSEVRTKNIVKSAVDETDSGGKKKKTHNAHGCSYEEICSRDSPPTWGPSAFSKAKHPLQIMVDRKELKLLKHPVVGSLLHYKWNKFWLIGYIVNLLTYAVFLSLLTAFALLVPNPQSPQCVNSTVLTENGTLVYCPLSINSTVLTENGTLVSCPSTTDELKAFIIASSAIVLLLALARFFFEIIQLYTKRLSYLTDWINWVEVIQYVTTIVFVVVYNTDNFCVLNWQWQIGVISIFLGWINLIVFFSKLPFVGIYVLILIKISITFFKMLLLTVLLIVSFGIPFFMVFFDANAIRSPFSDVPRSLLKVMTMTTGELDYDTIFRLDPSGGSDDAEEIRFPPISFILWIMFIILMPIILTNMLTSLAVRDTEEVQKEAQLQKLALQVDQALSMEELVVIFQKWFKCCVPKGWKRTKPWRKIFPNKECSTIKKLGFTLWEGERYDDIQAITRVLSPPENANKEVLDIVNTLNENVSKIETSLQEFKISVKENDDKIRSMDNTLKLLLEKVGGEKVGSRRNRFNTI; via the exons ATGGCCAACAAGAGTACAAGTCAGGAAGGCATTTTTCTGCAAGACCTTTCACTGCAACTGCATGAA cctTTGACTGATGAAGAAACCAATCACACCAATAGAGATCGTAGTGAAGAGTTCAAAATTATTGAAGAG GTAATTATTGAAGGTGAGGATAATATGTTGGACGATGTTCGAGAATGGCTAAGTCGCACCAAAGAAGCTGTCACATTAGCCAACGAAAAAGGAGCGACTGCACTGCATCTCGCAGCGTCTAGCTTTAGGATTGAAGTTGCAAAACTGCTGTTGGAGAATGGTGCAG ATCATAGAATGGTTGACCAGGAAGAGAAAACAGTGCTACACTATCTATGTGCACTTCCCAGTGTGAAAAACATCACTGCGTTTTTCAAATTGCTCCAGGAGAA GATTGATGTTAATGATGTTAAGGCCGGTGATGATGAAAACATGACGTCACTTCATTTTGCTGCTGAGAATGGTCATTTGGAGGTTGTCATTGAGCTGTTGAAAATGGAGGCTGACATGAAAGCTCGTGATGATATTGGAGACACACCTGTCCACAAGGCCGCAGAGGCAGGACAGACCAA AGTTCTGAAAGTGTTCTTCAAGAAGGATGCCTCATGTGCCACACTTTCTGGCTACAATGATGAGACCCCATTGCATAATGCTGTGTATGGGGGACACATAGAAACCATCAGGTTTATCCTAGAGCACAAACCCAATGTCAATACCAG GTCCACTAATGATGAAACTCCTCTCCATTTGGTAGCGATTGAAGGGAGCATTGAAATTGCCCAGCTTCTTCTCAATGAAGGTGCTGAGGTCAACCCTCCTTCCAACAATAAATTTACA AAATCTCCCTTCCACAAGGCTGCTTACTACGGTCAAACAAAGTTGGCAATCTTTCTTCTGGAGAAGAATGCTGATGTCAGCAATGCAGCATTCAGAGATGTCATCTCCGAGGGCTATGA GACCATTGCTAAGGCAATCATTGAAAAGCACCAGTGGCCACTCGCTCTTCGTGGGAGATACAAACGCCGGGAAAAGTATACGACAGCTTTGAGGGAACTGATTGTGAAAATGCCAG CTGTTGCAGAGCAAGTGCTAGATCACTGTATCGTTGAAAGTACTCATATTCATGAAGACACTGACTACAGCGTTGTTTACAACTATGAGTTCCTCGAAGATGTTCACGAGGGCTCTGGCTCTAC AGAAGTCTCAGAGGTGAGGACGAAGAATATAGTGAAATCTGCTGTAGACGAAACAGATAGTGGGGGGAAGAAAAAGAAGACACATAATGCTCATGGTTGCAGCTATGAAGAAATTTGTAGCAGAGACTCTCCTCCCACTTGGGGTCCTTCTGCATTCAGCAAGGCAAAACATCCTCTGCAAATCAtg GTAGATCGAAAAGAGTTAAAACTGTTGAAACATCCAGTTGTCGGCTCTCTACTTCATTACAAGTGGAATAAATTTTGGTTGATTGGGTACATTGTCAATCTACTGACCTACGCCGTGTTCCTATCTCTGCTCACTGCTTTTGCCCTGCTAGTACCCAACCCACAGTCTCCTCAGT GTGTGAACAGCACCGTGCTTACAGAAAATGGAACATTGGTCTACTGTCCATTAA GTATTAACAGCACAGTGCTTACAGAAAATGGAACATTGGTCTCCTGTCCAT CTACTACAGATGAGTTAAAGGCATTTATCATTGCATCATCGGCTATTGTACTGCTCTTGGCTTTAGCTCGGTTTTTCTTTGAGATAATCCAGCTCTACACCAAAAGATTGTCTTACCTTACTGACTGGATTAACTGGGTAGAAGTCATTCAATATGTCACTACAATAGTATTTGTGGTGGTGTATAATACAGACAATTTCTGTGTCTTGAACTGGCAGTGGCAAATTGGAGTGATTTCCATATTCCTTGGGTGGATTAATCTCATCGTGTTTTTTTCAAAGCTACCGTTTGTAGGGATTTACGTTCTCATTTTGATTAAAATTTCCATTACCTTCTTCAAGATGCTGCTCTTGACCGTGCTGTTGATAGTGTCCTTTGGGATACCATTCTTCATGGTTTTCTTTGACGCAAATGCCATT CGTTCTCCATTTTCGGATGTTCCCCGATCGTTGCTGAAAGTGATGACCATGACAACTGGTGAGCTGGACTATGACACAATTTTTCGTCTGGACCCGTCTGGTGGAAGTGATGATGCAGAAGAAATACGTTTTCCTCCGATTTCATTTATTCTCTGGATCATGTTCATCATACTAATGCCAATCATCCTTACCAACATGTTG ACTAGTTTAGCAGTTAGGGACACTGAGGAAGTTCAGAAGGAAGCACAACTGCAAAAGCTTGCACTACAG gttgATCAAGCATTGTCGATGGAAGAACTGGTAGTTATTTTTCAGAAATGGTTCAAGTGTTGTGTGCCTAAAGGTTGGAAGCGGACTAAGCCATGGCGAAAAATATTTCCAAATAAAGAATGCAGCACAATTAAGAAACTTGGATTCACATTGTGGGAAGGAGAGCGTTATGATGATATTCAAGCCATTACTCGTGTTCTGTCCCCTCCtgag AATGCAAACAAAGAAGTGCTGGATATAGTTAACACACTAAATGAGAATGTATCTAAAATTGAAACTTCACTTCAGGAATTCAAGATATCTGTG AAGGAAAATGATGATAAAATACGCAGTATGGATAATACTCTCAAG TTACTTTTGGAAAAAGTTGGAGGGGAGAAAGTTGGAAGCAGGAGGAATCGTTTTAATACGATTTAA
- the LOC135336688 gene encoding piggyBac transposable element-derived protein 4-like: protein MELIGLLDTVSELEHTVRELEEDQEVCYDHDEPSDDDFETDLESDSDAAVEDDDEMVDGMAPTPKRRKLARDNGLQKAKSTGRYPVFGGVVGPVDQLDPSVTPCLDFVKLLWPDSLCEYIAEQTNLYARQCGAKGWSATNSAELWVFLGIVLEMGIHRLPEITDYWSKDPLLGVQCVSNVMSLKRFQSLWRYLHCEDNTSITDARKVTSKLKTVLETLKANYFMRYNPSQELSVDEMMIKYKGRKSGKIHMPKKPVKLGFKVWCCSCSCCGYLCVFDVYSGKLTDSSGKKIAVKGLVKNVVHRLLTPFYGHQHVVYMDNFYTSGPLIEELAKQNVFTVGTILKNAAGFPASLKDVVLDKGDYTSMTVGDISYSMFNDRRVVSFATNVFPDHMPHTVMRMHKDGTLRSQSVPPCLPAYNMYMGGVDNTGRMRKTYGYDRKCRRYWFRIFFQFLDVSVNNAYILYRHNCVRVGSKAMPLKGFRLELIHSLLGVPRTRSSASGLASLNIVFPPSQGARVSANSVGVSRGRCQVCVREKIPSREQQHTAMACPHCRIRICKGHSVIGHTCAS from the exons ATGGAGCTGATTGGACTCCTTGACACTGTCAGCGAGCTTGagcacactgtcagagagcttgaggaggaccaggaagtctgttatgaccatgacgagcccagtgatgacgattttgagacagatctggagagtgattcag atgctgcagtggaggatgatgacgaaatggtcgatggcatggctccgactcccaaacggaggaagctggcgagggacaatggactccaaaaagctaagtccacaggaagataccccgtctttggcggtgtggtcggtcctgtcgatcaacttgatccgtctgtaactccatgcctagattttgttaagttactttggcccgatagtttgtgtgagtacatagccgaacagaccaacctgtacgctaggcagtgtggtgctaagggttggtcagctacaaacagtgccgaattgtgggtgtttttggggattgtactagagatgggcattcataggctccctgaaattacggactactggtccaaggatccccttttaggtgtacaatgtgtgagcaatgtaatgtcgctcaaaaggttccaaagtttatggcggtatctgcactgtgaggacaatacgtccatcactgatgcacgtaaggtaactagcaagctaaaaactgttttagagactcttaaagccaactacttcatgaggtataatcccagtcaggagctttccgttgatgagatgatgataaagtacaagggtcgtaaaagcgggaaaattcatatgcccaagaagcctgttaaactggggttcaaggtatggtgctgctcatgttcatgctgtgggtatctctgtgtgtttgatgtatacagtggtaagctcaccgattcctctgggaaaaagatagctgtgaaagggcttgtgaaaaatgtagtccatcgtttactcactcctttttatggtcatcagcatgttgtgtacatggacaacttttacacgtccggtccattgatagaagagttggctaagcaaaatgtgtttactgtcggcacaattttgaagaatgctgctggtttcccagcaagtcttaaggatgtggtactcgacaaaggtgactatacgtccatgactgttggtgatatttcttactctatgtttaacgaccgtagagttgtgtcctttgcaacaaatgtgttccctgaccatatgccccacactgtaatgcgaatgcacaaagacggtaccctacgctctcagagtgtccccccctgtctccctgcatataacatgtacatgggaggagttgacaatacagggcgtatgaggaaaacctatgggtacgatagaaagtgtcggcggtattggttcaggattttctttcaattccttgacgttagtgtgaataatgcatacattctatacaggcacaactgtgtcagggtgggttcaaaggccatgcctttgaaagggtttcgattggaactaattcatagtctattgggtgtgccacgtactcgtagcagtgcctcaggtctggccagtctaaatatcgttttccccccatcacagggcgcacgtgtgagtgcaaatagtgtcggagtgtctcgtgggcgctgtcaagtgtgtgttcgggagaagatccctagcagagagcagcaacacactgcaatggcatgtccccactgtcgcataagaatatgcaaaggacactctgttatcggacacacatgtgctagctaa
- the LOC135336084 gene encoding eukaryotic translation initiation factor 4E-binding protein 1-like translates to MSTAPNLERQTSDSLSIPDRRVVIKDPTEMPLDYSTTPGGTMFSTTPGGTRIIYDRKFLLLMRNSPLARTPPPKLASIPDIINEDADPPEEKEETMSPEPPAPSKGVPENSETELFAMD, encoded by the exons ATGTCTACAGCCCCAAACTTAGAACGTCAGACGAGCGACAGTCTGAGTATTCCTGATCGCCGTGTCGTCATCAAAGATCCCACTGAAATGCCTCTAGACTACTCCACAACCCCTGGGGGCACGATGTTTTCAACCACTCCAGGAG GAACAAGGATTATTTATGACCGAAAGTTTCTGCTCCTCATGAGAAATTCACCTCTAGCCAGAACTCCACCCCCTAAACTGGCCTCAATTCCTGACATCATCAACGAAGATGCTGACCCTCCAGAGGAGAAAGAGGAGACCATGAGTCCAGAACCACCTGCCCCCAGTAAAG GTGTTCCTGAGAATTCTGAAACAGAGTTGTTTGCAATGGACTGA
- the LOC135336067 gene encoding COP9 signalosome complex subunit 4-like produces the protein MTFFCEKIPELEKSVAKPMCLFTLSKMQSRSVSFEEQATQVRLSLSKILEAEQNWTESAELLCAIPMDSGQKIYPSDFKMEVYLRIAQLYLEEQNHVAAEAYINRAALLQSEVDRNDLHIIYKPISDVHVSSTMLLGATSICLMSLPFTPVRGCSHCAVPLYVPYSPKQDNNTQLD, from the exons ATGACATTTTTCTGTGAGAAGATCCCTGAGCTAGAGAAAAGTGTGGCTAAACCCATGTGCCTGTTCACTCTCTCCAAAATGCAATCCAGAAGTGTCTCCTTTGAGGAACAG GCCACTCAAGTAAGACTGTCACTGTCAAAGATTttagaagctgagcagaattGGACGGAAAGTGCTGAACTGCTGTGTGCAATTCCTATGGACTCCGGGCAAAA AATATACCCTTCGGACTTCAAGATGGAAGTGTACCTAAGGATAGCTCAGCTGTATTTGGAAGAGCAGAATCACGTAGCTGCTGAGGCTTACATCAACAGAGCAGCTTTGCTGCAGTCAGAGGTGGACAGAAACGACCTGCACATTATTTACAAG CCGATTTCAGACGTACATGTAAGTTCAACGATGCTGCTCGGCGCTACATCCATTTGTCTTATGAGCCTGCCATTCACCCCAGTGAGAGGCTGCAGTCACTGCGCTGTGCCTCTGTATGTGCCATACTCTCCCAAGCAG GACAACAATACTCAGCTGGATTAA